The DNA sequence TGAGTTCTTATTAACATGGAAAATCAAAACGATCAAATTGATCATCTTTTTTAGCAAATTCACGTCTTGCACACTGTGACATCCGTCACAGAACAGCATTTGGCCTAAAGCACGAACCACAACAGTACAGGAAGGCTGGCAAATGAAAGTGCAGTTGAAATAAAGACCAATCCCGCAACTTCTTCGGGCGAACGATTGTAACGCTGGGCGAACAGGTAATTAAAGACGGCGACGGGCATGGAGGATTGCAAGATCAGGATGCCGCGCTCCACACCCTCAAGCCCCAAGACGACTGACAGGCCAACACCAACGCCAAAACCCAGAATCAGACGCAACAACGACAACCCCGTCGCCCGTGCAAGCGCGTTAAAGCGAAGCCGCGCCAACGACACGCCGAGGGTTATCAGCATCATCGGGATGGTCATGCCACCCAGTATTTCTGTGGTGTTGGCGATCACGGCCGGGGGATCAATTTTCAAAACAATGAACACCACCGCAATGAAGACCGCATACAGGATCGGTATTCGCACCAATGCCTTAAACGACAGGGTTCCCGAAGGGATCATCATGCCCAGGGTAAACTGGCCGATGGCGGAAACAGTAAAGAAGACAATCGCCAGCACCAGACCGGCCTCGCCAAAGGCCAGCAGACACAAGGGCAGCCCCATGTTACCGCAGTTGGAAAACATCATCGGCGGCAAGAAAGACCTGATGTCCAATTTGCTCATTTTCAGGATCGCGCCGCCAATGACGGCCGAACAGGCAATCGCCAAAACCGCATAGACCGCCATCGAGCCAAAGGCATTCAGGTCCAGTTTGGCCGACGTCAGGGTAAAGAAAACCAGACACGGTGTGCCGATGTTGGTCATCAGCGCCGTCACAAGATCAACGTCAAAGGGGCGTTCCTGGCGGGCCCAGATAAATCCGATACCAGCGCAAATAAAAACAGGCGCAATAATGGCAAACAGGTCACCAAGCATATTTAGTATTCCTGGTTGTCAGGGCTATGAGATTTTGGCGATACGCAAAATATTGGTGGCCCCCGGGGTGCCAAAAGGAACACCCGCCGTCACCACAAGAGAATCACCGGTGCTGGCGAATTCTTCATGTTTTGCTGATTCGATGGCAAGGTTGACCATCTCGGTAAAACTGGTCAGGTCAGGGGTCAAAACCGAATGGACGCCCCACACCAGGGTCATGCGCCGGGCAGTTTCCCATTTTGGCGTCAGGCCCAGAATAGAAACGGTTGGCCTTTCGCGCGAAGCACGCAAGGTCGTCGAACCACTGGAACTGAAGGTCACAATCGCCGCTGCGGAAATAATCTGGGCCGACTGGCGGGCCGCCGCGGTAATCGCGTCATTGGCCGTGTTTTCAGCTTCCCGTCGTTCGGAATCAGTAATCTTGCGATACAACGGATCGACTTCGACCCGATTGATAATCCTGTCCATCATCGACACCGTCTCGATGGGATATTCACCAACAGCTGTTTCCGCCGACAACATCACAGCGTCGGCACCATCGTAAATGGCGGTGGCAACGTCGGATGCCTCGGCCCGGGTCGGGGTCGGTGTGTGGATCATTGATTCCAGCATCTGGGTGGCGACGACAACGGGCTTACCGGCGCAACGACACGAATAGAGGATTTGCTTCTGAATGGCCGGAACGTCTTCTGGCGGCAATTCGACACCCAGGTCACCCCGGGCCACCATCACAGCGTCGGCCAGATCGACAATTTCATCGAGATAATCAATAGCCGATGGTTTTTCCAGTTTCGCCATGACGCCAGCGCGCCCGTCGACCAGCTTTTTTGCCTCAACAATATCCTCCGGACGCTGAACAAAAGACAACGCCACCCAGTCGACGCCCAATTCAAGTCCGTATTGAAGGTCTCCATGGTCCTTTTCGGTAATCGGTGACAAGTCAAGCATGGCGCTTGGCACATTGACACCTTTACGATCGGATATTTCGCCGCCGGTAACAACCATGGTTTCAGCAAAATCCTTGCCACATTTATGGACCTTAAGCTCAATCTTGCCGTCGTCGAGAAGCAATTTCATTTCCGGTTTCAGGGCAGCGAAAATTTCAGGGTGCGGCAGCGAGGCGCCAACATCGTTGCCCTGGATTTCAGCCAGTTCAAGCCTGAAAGGGTTGCCTGCGCGCAGAACAGCCTTGCCATCCTCGAACACGCCAAGGCGCAGTTTCGGCCCCTGCAAATCGAGCAGGACGCCAATCGGCCTTTCGTGTTTCTTTTCCAGGGCGCGAATGGTATCGAAGCGGGCCTTGTGCTCTTCGTGGGCGCCATGGGAAAAATTGAGCCGGAAAACGTCGACCCCGGCCAGGAACAGATCGTTAATGCTTTTCTCGTCCGACGTGCCCGGGCCGAGTGTCGCGATAATCTTGGCGTTGCGTCTACGTCTCATAAAAATGCTTTCGGTTAAATCGTCAAAACCCTGAATACAGGCTACTTTTATACCCGTTAGGGTTAATGTTTCATTGAATTAGTATGGCCCGGAAATCATTGACGTTGGTCAGCGTCGGACCGCTGATCACCAGATCGCCAAGGGCCTTAAAGAAACTGTAGGCGTCATTGTCGGCCAAGTAAGCCTCTGCGTCCAGCCCCAGCGACTTTGCGCGGCTCAGGGTGTCCGGGCCAATGATGCATCCGGCATTATCCTCGCTGCCGTCAATACCGTCCGTATCACAGGCAATTGCCGAAACACCCGCAAGGCCGTCAAGGGCGATAGCCAGGGCCAGCAAGAACTCTGCGTTGCGGCCGCCGCGGCCCTTGCCCTTGAGCGTCACCGTCGTCTCACCACCTGAAAGCAACACACACGGTCTTGCCACCGGTTGACCATGACGACAAACCTGGGTTGCGATTCCCGCCATCACCTGGGCCACTTCACGGGCCTCACCTTCAATGGCGTCACCCAGTATGAGCGGTGTTACACCTTCATCAAGAGCTTTTGCTGCGGCGGCTTCCAGGGCCATTTGCGGTGTTGCGATCAACACCGTTTCCACACCATCCAGTCGTTCATCACCGGGTTTTGGGGTTTCAGATGACGGGTTGTCCAGGGCCCGGGCAATAGCCGGTGCGGCCTCGATACCATAAGCGGCAAGAATTTTACGGGCATCGGCAAGGGTTGTCGGATCGGCCACTGTCGGCCCGGAGGCGATCACCGCCGGGTCATCGCCCGGAACGTCGGAAATTGCCAAACTGAGGACACGCGCGGGCCATGCGGCCAGGGCCAGCCTGCCACCCTTGATCGCCGATAAATGCTTTCTGACACAGTTCATTTCGGAAATCGGTGCGCCTGACTTCAGCAACTGGCTGTTCAGGGCCTGTTTGTCTTCCAGACTGATCCCCGGTCCCGGCAAACTGAGCAGCGCCGATCCACCGCCGGAAATCAAACACAACGCCAGATCATCCGCGCCAAGTTCCTCAAGAAGTTTGACAATGCGAGCCGCCGCTTCCCGCCCCGCCGCGTCGGGGACCGGGTGGGCAGCTTCAACCACCTCAATATGATCACATGAAACACTGTGATCGTAACGGGTGACGACCAGCCCGCTTATGGGACCCGACCAGTTTTCTTCAACCGCCCTGGCCATGCTTGCCGCAGCCTTGCCGGCGCCGACGACAACGGTTCGGCCTTTTGGCGGGGACGGCAAATGGGCAGCCAACACGGCCTTGGGATCGGCAGCGGCCACCGCGTGGCTATACAGGTCTCGAAGGAGGGATTGGCTCATAACTATGGGCTTTATAAAGTTGGTTTAAGCAATCATTTGGAAACTTTTATAAATCACTATGAAGCAGTTATAGCAATGATGACGGTTATAATCGTCCCGAAATCGCGGTAAACAGTAATCATGATTAAGAAATTCATCTCCAACGCCATGCTGTCCGTCTTCATGGACAAGCAAGCCAAAGAGAAATATCAAGCCGTTAAGGAAAGCCGAAAAGCCCACAAACCCGGGCTTTCAGATCCTGTACAGGCAGAAAATCCACCAATTCAGGAAGGTTTGGCCGATAGCCAACCCATGAGCCGCCAGGAATTGATCGAAAGCGCCATGGCGGTTCACAAAGAGAAATCCAAGGTTCTCGACGAGTTGACCGTCAATGAACGACAAAAACTTCAGCTTATCGCCATGCAAGCGATGAAAGGTAAAGTCGGGGGATCTACCTAAAGTTATGGAATTAATGCGTTTTTTTATGGCATAGCGTTTTTTTATGATTATGATTGAGGCGCTGCTAGATTTTTCTCCAATCGGAAGTGAAGCATGTCAGAAGAAATCGAAAATATACGACTGAAATCCGAACTGACGGGCCTGTTCCGTTATCTTGAGAGGGTGCGCGAGGAAATCGCAGCCATCAGCCGACCTGCTGACGAAGATTTCCAGTTTGAGAGCATGGGCGAACAGCTTGACGCCATCGTCAAGGCGACGGAAAAAGCCACCAATACGATTATGGAGGCGACGGAAAAATCCATTGCCGCCGTTGACGAGTTACGCAAAACAGTTAGCGATCCGGCGCAAATCGCTTTGCTTGATGAGATTGTCGGCGACGGCAACGATATTCTTGAAGCCTGCTCGTTCCAGGACATCACCGGCCAGCGCGTCAGCAAGGTCGTCAAATCCGTGACCTATGTGGAGGAACGTATTAACGCCCTTATCGACGTTTGGGGCAAAGATGAAGTGGCCGGCGTCGAGGTTGAAGGCAAAGAAAAGACCGAAGACGAGAAACTCCTCGCCGGTCCGCAAATGGAAGGCAAAGGTCTTGATCAGGCCGCCATCGACGCCCTGTTCGACTGATCCCCAATCATCACGACTGTAATATTCTCAAGAGGCACCCATGATCCGCCAAATTGCGTTTAAATTCCCTATCGCCCTTTCATTCCTTCTGACATTGATGATGGCCCCGATGACAGACACCCATGCAGAAACCCCCGTCGTTCTTGAAAACACCCTTTATCTGGACCTCAAAGATGGTCGTGTGACAATCGCCCTTAGGCCGGACCTGGCACCCAACCACGTTGCCCGTATCAAGGAACTGGTTCGCGAAGGTTTTTATGACGGTATCGTCTTCCACCGGGTGATCGGCGGCTTCATGGCCCAGACCGGGGATCCCACCGGCACAGGCAGCCACGGCAGCGGCCAGAAAATTGATGCGGAATTCTCAGACGAGCCCCACGTTCGCGGCACCCTGTCAATGGCCAGAAGCCGTGATGTTAACAGTGCCGACTCGCAGTTTTTCATTGTCTTTGCCCGCGCCAAACACCTGGACAATAATTATACAGTCTGGGGAAAGGTCACCGATGGTATGCGCGCCGTCGCCAAGATCAAACGCGGCGAGGCGGGAAGCGGAAGGGTTACCGACCCCGACAAGATCATCCGTATGCAGGTCGCAGCCGACGCCAAGGACTAACCCTCTTCGGTCTCGATTTTAACCGGTATTGTTTTATTGAAATGAATCTCGCGTTGCGGGAACGGAAATTCGATGCCGTTTTCATTGAACAAATCCCAAATCCCGAGCAGAATTTCATTTCTCACATTGGACAGGCCATTGCGGGGATCACGCAACCAATAACGCAACTCAAGATCAACGGAATTATCGCCGAAACCTTTAAGGTGACAAACCGGGGCCGGGTTTTCGAGCACCCGTGCCTGACCAATTGACGCCTCAACAGTCAGTTCCATGGCTTTCCTGACATCTGAAGAATAGGAAATACCGATCGGCACTCGTTGACGGATTAACTGGTTTGAGTAGGACCAGTTTTCGACCCGCTGTGAAATCAAATCCTCGTTTGGGATCAAATGTTCGGTGCCGTCGCGGGTAATCACCGAAACATACCGGGCGCTTAGGGAATTGATCCAGCCATAGGTCTCGCCAATAGCGATAACGTCACCGGGTTTGACGGATTTTTCGAGCAGCAAAATAACACCGCTGATCAGGTTGGAGACAACCTTCTGCAAACCAAAACCGATACCCAGACCGACAGCGCCTGAGAACACGGCAAAGGCGGTCAAATCGATACCGACCGTGTTCATGGCCAGGACGAAGGCTATGACG is a window from the Rhodospirillaceae bacterium genome containing:
- a CDS encoding AEC family transporter, translating into MLGDLFAIIAPVFICAGIGFIWARQERPFDVDLVTALMTNIGTPCLVFFTLTSAKLDLNAFGSMAVYAVLAIACSAVIGGAILKMSKLDIRSFLPPMMFSNCGNMGLPLCLLAFGEAGLVLAIVFFTVSAIGQFTLGMMIPSGTLSFKALVRIPILYAVFIAVVFIVLKIDPPAVIANTTEILGGMTIPMMLITLGVSLARLRFNALARATGLSLLRLILGFGVGVGLSVVLGLEGVERGILILQSSMPVAVFNYLFAQRYNRSPEEVAGLVFISTALSFASLPVLLWFVL
- a CDS encoding peptidylprolyl isomerase gives rise to the protein MMAPMTDTHAETPVVLENTLYLDLKDGRVTIALRPDLAPNHVARIKELVREGFYDGIVFHRVIGGFMAQTGDPTGTGSHGSGQKIDAEFSDEPHVRGTLSMARSRDVNSADSQFFIVFARAKHLDNNYTVWGKVTDGMRAVAKIKRGEAGSGRVTDPDKIIRMQVAADAKD
- a CDS encoding glycerate kinase, with the protein product MSQSLLRDLYSHAVAAADPKAVLAAHLPSPPKGRTVVVGAGKAAASMARAVEENWSGPISGLVVTRYDHSVSCDHIEVVEAAHPVPDAAGREAAARIVKLLEELGADDLALCLISGGGSALLSLPGPGISLEDKQALNSQLLKSGAPISEMNCVRKHLSAIKGGRLALAAWPARVLSLAISDVPGDDPAVIASGPTVADPTTLADARKILAAYGIEAAPAIARALDNPSSETPKPGDERLDGVETVLIATPQMALEAAAAKALDEGVTPLILGDAIEGEAREVAQVMAGIATQVCRHGQPVARPCVLLSGGETTVTLKGKGRGGRNAEFLLALAIALDGLAGVSAIACDTDGIDGSEDNAGCIIGPDTLSRAKSLGLDAEAYLADNDAYSFFKALGDLVISGPTLTNVNDFRAILIQ
- the pyk gene encoding pyruvate kinase → MRRRRNAKIIATLGPGTSDEKSINDLFLAGVDVFRLNFSHGAHEEHKARFDTIRALEKKHERPIGVLLDLQGPKLRLGVFEDGKAVLRAGNPFRLELAEIQGNDVGASLPHPEIFAALKPEMKLLLDDGKIELKVHKCGKDFAETMVVTGGEISDRKGVNVPSAMLDLSPITEKDHGDLQYGLELGVDWVALSFVQRPEDIVEAKKLVDGRAGVMAKLEKPSAIDYLDEIVDLADAVMVARGDLGVELPPEDVPAIQKQILYSCRCAGKPVVVATQMLESMIHTPTPTRAEASDVATAIYDGADAVMLSAETAVGEYPIETVSMMDRIINRVEVDPLYRKITDSERREAENTANDAITAAARQSAQIISAAAIVTFSSSGSTTLRASRERPTVSILGLTPKWETARRMTLVWGVHSVLTPDLTSFTEMVNLAIESAKHEEFASTGDSLVVTAGVPFGTPGATNILRIAKIS